In Flammeovirgaceae bacterium 311, one DNA window encodes the following:
- a CDS encoding secreted protein: protein MEILLIGLLWLFGGTPAEQQPPSELCRLRGSVYVTNRPEEAHFRVYVEEYETSADLVVYSEENKLYADQPGHWYFTDKPAFADFRIYLADSRAFADFTIAYTDVASFAGCR from the coding sequence ATGGAAATACTACTGATAGGATTACTCTGGCTCTTTGGAGGTACTCCGGCAGAGCAGCAGCCTCCCTCTGAACTGTGCAGGCTGCGTGGTTCGGTGTATGTAACCAACAGACCCGAAGAGGCACATTTCAGGGTGTATGTAGAGGAGTACGAAACATCTGCCGACCTGGTGGTGTATTCAGAAGAAAATAAGCTCTATGCCGATCAGCCCGGCCACTGGTACTTTACAGATAAACCGGCTTTTGCCGATTTCAGAATATACCTGGCAGACAGCAGGGCTTTTGCAGATTTTACCATTGCCTATACCGATGTAGCTTCTTTTGCAGGCTGCCGCTAA
- a CDS encoding triosephosphate isomerase (COG0149 Triosephosphate isomerase) has protein sequence MRTKLVAGNWKMNTTPEEGQKLASEVVNMVKDELNHEVQVVLAPPFTHLHQVSRLVGDAKNISLAAQNVSEYDKGAYTGEVSVSMLKAVGVKWVILGHSERREYFKESNQQLAKKLDAVLAGGLLPIFCCGEPLEIREKEEQNGYVQRQLEESLFHLSEEQMRKVVIAYEPIWAIGTGKTASDDQAQEMHAHIRQQLAGKWGQNLANEIRILYGGSVKPDNAKNLFSKPDVDGGLVGGASLKSRDFMDIIKGAV, from the coding sequence ATGAGAACAAAACTAGTAGCCGGTAACTGGAAAATGAACACCACACCTGAAGAAGGCCAGAAGCTGGCCTCTGAAGTGGTGAATATGGTAAAAGACGAGCTGAACCATGAGGTACAGGTTGTTTTAGCGCCGCCCTTTACACACCTGCATCAGGTGAGCCGCCTTGTTGGCGATGCAAAGAACATAAGTCTGGCCGCACAAAACGTAAGCGAGTATGATAAAGGCGCTTACACCGGCGAGGTTTCTGTAAGTATGCTGAAAGCCGTTGGGGTAAAATGGGTAATTCTGGGTCATAGCGAACGCCGCGAATACTTTAAAGAGAGCAATCAGCAGCTGGCAAAGAAGCTTGATGCTGTGCTGGCCGGAGGGCTTCTGCCAATCTTCTGTTGTGGTGAGCCACTGGAAATTCGCGAAAAAGAGGAGCAAAATGGGTATGTGCAGCGCCAGCTGGAGGAAAGTCTCTTTCACCTAAGCGAGGAGCAAATGCGCAAGGTGGTAATAGCCTACGAACCTATCTGGGCTATCGGTACCGGCAAAACCGCCTCCGACGATCAGGCACAGGAAATGCATGCCCACATTCGCCAGCAGCTGGCAGGCAAGTGGGGCCAGAACCTGGCCAATGAGATCCGCATCCTGTACGGTGGCAGCGTGAAGCCCGATAATGCCAAAAATCTTTTCTCCAAGCCCGATGTAGACGGTGGCTTGGTAGGTGGTGCCTCCTTAAAGAGCCGCGATTTTATGGACATCATCAAAGGAGCTGTTTAA
- a CDS encoding transcriptional regulator protein-like protein (COG1510 Predicted transcriptional regulators), translating to MQLDEAKNRFIQAWGALGSSWGVPRTMAQIHALLLVSPQALTTEEVMEALQISRGNANMSLRNLLDWGLVEKEVHMGERKEFFRAPKDTMYMAKQVAIQRKKRELEPMLRALQEVQAVDGKDAETEQFRAMINEIDGFARQSESMLNLFINSQQNWFMKALLKLAGKK from the coding sequence ATGCAACTAGACGAAGCAAAAAACAGGTTTATTCAGGCATGGGGTGCACTAGGCTCCAGCTGGGGAGTACCCCGCACCATGGCACAGATACATGCACTGCTGTTGGTATCGCCACAGGCACTTACTACTGAAGAGGTTATGGAGGCACTGCAAATTAGCCGGGGTAATGCCAATATGAGTCTGCGTAATTTGCTGGACTGGGGGCTGGTGGAGAAAGAAGTACATATGGGCGAACGCAAAGAGTTTTTCAGGGCACCTAAAGACACTATGTATATGGCAAAACAGGTAGCAATTCAGCGGAAAAAGCGTGAACTGGAGCCTATGCTCAGAGCCCTGCAGGAGGTACAGGCAGTTGATGGTAAGGATGCGGAAACCGAACAGTTCAGAGCTATGATCAATGAAATAGATGGCTTTGCCAGGCAGTCGGAAAGCATGCTCAACCTCTTTATCAATTCACAGCAAAACTGGTTCATGAAAGCCCTTTTAAAACTGGCAGGCAAAAAATAA
- a CDS encoding TonB-dependent Receptor (COG1629 Outer membrane receptor proteins, mostly Fe transport), producing the protein MKRLFLFLYLCLIYTSVSYAQHTLRARIVDHDSGEPLPGATAQLRGTTIGATADADGLVEVESIPAGRQTIVFSFVGYESQQRSLQFPMPGAEPLLVELEPEEELEAVVVSATRSSRTIEDIPTRVEAISGEELGEKAVMNSTNIAMLLRESTGIQMQQTSANSANQSIRIQGLDGRYTQLLRDGFPLYSGFASGLSIMQVPPLDLQQVEVIKGSASTLYGGGAIAGLVNLVTKKPGEEPELSLMLNQTSAMGTTLNTFYSGRNEKWGSTIYASGNLQQPYDPNDDGFSDIPQVRSLTLNPRLFRYFGEDATLWVGVNASLEERIGGDIVAIESGSTIRNPFTEQNNSKRVSSQLAFEKQYADESALMIKNSISYFDRDILVPDYSFAGEQWASFTEASYSFGEENSRWIGGLNLFTDQFSEQSPATEARDYSNTTIGAFAQHTWQLQEQLALESGLRTDYNTNYGTFVLPRLSFMYKPVRKFTARLGGGLGYKLPTVFTEEAEAMVFRNVLPITAADAKAERSYGGNFDINYSTGIGENITFSLNQLFFYTQLQDALVLNEVYGQYSFNNADGPVRSRGSETNARFTWGDFKLFLQYAFTDVELQYQNLNRQKPLTPRHTAGAVLMFEQHGKWRIGYEAYYTGQQYLSDFSQTRDYWIMGLMALREMESFSLFLNFENFVDARQSRYSDIVYPPYTNPSFAQIWAPTDGFVINGGFIWKIFGGEHH; encoded by the coding sequence ATGAAAAGGTTATTTCTATTTCTATACCTGTGCCTCATTTACACCTCTGTTAGTTATGCACAGCACACACTTAGAGCACGTATTGTAGATCATGATTCCGGGGAGCCACTGCCCGGCGCTACCGCACAGCTCAGGGGCACTACCATAGGCGCAACTGCCGATGCCGATGGGCTGGTAGAGGTTGAGAGCATTCCTGCAGGCCGGCAGACTATTGTTTTTTCCTTTGTGGGCTACGAGTCGCAGCAACGCAGCCTGCAGTTTCCCATGCCCGGTGCTGAACCATTGCTGGTGGAGCTGGAGCCCGAAGAAGAACTGGAGGCCGTGGTGGTGAGTGCTACCCGCAGCAGCCGCACCATTGAGGATATTCCCACCCGTGTAGAAGCCATCTCGGGCGAGGAACTGGGCGAAAAGGCTGTGATGAACTCTACCAACATAGCCATGCTGCTGCGCGAGAGTACAGGTATCCAGATGCAGCAAACCTCTGCCAACTCTGCCAACCAGAGCATCCGCATACAGGGTCTCGATGGCCGTTATACCCAGCTGCTGCGCGATGGCTTTCCGCTATATAGTGGTTTTGCCAGTGGACTAAGCATTATGCAGGTGCCGCCGCTGGATTTGCAGCAGGTAGAGGTGATCAAGGGAAGTGCCTCTACCCTCTATGGCGGCGGGGCCATTGCCGGCCTGGTAAACCTGGTAACCAAAAAGCCTGGAGAAGAGCCGGAGCTAAGCCTGATGCTGAATCAGACCAGTGCCATGGGCACTACCCTCAACACCTTTTACAGCGGGAGAAATGAAAAATGGGGCTCCACCATTTACGCCTCCGGCAACCTGCAACAGCCCTACGATCCCAACGATGATGGTTTCTCTGATATTCCCCAGGTGCGCAGCCTGACGCTGAATCCACGGCTGTTCCGTTATTTTGGCGAAGATGCCACCCTGTGGGTAGGTGTTAATGCGTCGCTGGAAGAGCGTATTGGTGGCGATATCGTAGCCATCGAGTCTGGATCCACCATCCGTAATCCTTTTACGGAGCAGAATAACTCAAAACGTGTTTCCTCGCAGCTTGCTTTCGAAAAGCAGTATGCAGACGAGTCGGCCCTGATGATCAAAAACAGCATTAGTTACTTCGACAGGGATATTCTAGTACCGGATTACAGCTTTGCCGGCGAACAGTGGGCCAGTTTTACTGAGGCCAGCTACAGCTTTGGCGAAGAAAACAGCCGATGGATCGGTGGGCTTAACCTCTTCACTGATCAATTTTCTGAGCAGAGTCCGGCTACAGAGGCCCGTGATTACAGCAACACCACGATAGGGGCATTTGCGCAGCATACCTGGCAGCTACAGGAGCAACTGGCACTGGAGAGCGGCCTTCGTACTGACTACAACACCAATTATGGTACATTCGTATTGCCACGGCTTTCCTTTATGTACAAGCCTGTACGTAAATTTACAGCCCGTTTAGGAGGCGGTTTAGGCTATAAACTGCCAACCGTTTTTACGGAAGAAGCCGAGGCTATGGTGTTCCGGAATGTACTGCCCATCACGGCTGCCGATGCAAAAGCCGAGCGTAGCTATGGTGGTAATTTCGACATCAATTACTCCACAGGCATTGGCGAAAATATAACCTTCTCGCTTAATCAGCTCTTTTTTTACACCCAGTTGCAGGATGCACTGGTGCTAAACGAAGTCTATGGGCAATACAGCTTCAACAATGCCGATGGCCCTGTAAGAAGCAGGGGATCAGAAACAAATGCCCGCTTTACCTGGGGAGATTTTAAGCTCTTCCTGCAGTATGCCTTTACCGATGTGGAGCTGCAGTACCAAAATTTAAATCGCCAGAAGCCACTCACCCCCCGCCACACGGCTGGTGCAGTGCTTATGTTTGAGCAGCATGGCAAGTGGCGTATTGGCTATGAAGCGTATTACACCGGGCAGCAGTATCTGAGCGACTTTAGCCAGACACGCGATTATTGGATCATGGGCCTTATGGCCCTTCGGGAGATGGAAAGCTTTAGCCTGTTCCTGAACTTTGAGAATTTTGTAGACGCCCGTCAGTCACGCTACAGCGATATAGTATATCCGCCCTACACCAATCCAAGCTTTGCCCAGATTTGGGCACCTACGGATGGATTTGTTATAAACGGAGGCTTTATCTGGAAGATCTTTGGCGGAGAGCATCATTAA
- a CDS encoding GCN5-related N-acetyltransferase (COG1246 N-acetylglutamate synthase and related acetyltransferases): protein MALTNKNTIQNNTLLLREASASERQEIAALLIANKLPVDDLAEGIKLYALLYRGKLAGSAGLELYGNKALLRSVSVADSGKGRGWGKFISHEIEKLAQQEGIDELYLVTTTAESFFRKLGYSNVVRAEVPEAVLVSGQFNGICPASAAIMVKQF, encoded by the coding sequence ATGGCCTTAACTAATAAAAACACTATCCAGAACAATACATTATTGCTCCGGGAAGCCAGCGCCAGCGAAAGACAGGAAATAGCAGCATTGCTTATTGCCAATAAACTGCCGGTCGATGATCTGGCAGAGGGGATAAAGCTTTATGCATTACTATATAGGGGTAAGCTGGCAGGCTCTGCCGGGCTTGAGCTGTATGGCAACAAAGCCCTGTTACGCTCTGTAAGTGTAGCAGATAGCGGCAAAGGCAGGGGCTGGGGCAAATTTATCAGCCATGAAATTGAAAAGCTCGCTCAGCAGGAGGGCATAGACGAGCTCTACCTGGTCACCACCACTGCCGAAAGCTTTTTCCGCAAACTCGGTTACAGTAATGTGGTACGCGCTGAAGTTCCGGAAGCTGTCTTGGTATCCGGCCAGTTTAATGGCATCTGCCCGGCTTCGGCAGCTATCATGGTCAAGCAGTTTTAG